Proteins found in one Crassostrea angulata isolate pt1a10 chromosome 3, ASM2561291v2, whole genome shotgun sequence genomic segment:
- the LOC128178279 gene encoding importin-11-like: MDISTAGPLVLETLTNACSQKADVLKPAERQLQQWETQPGFYSILSEIFSNHSIDVNVRWLAVLYCKNGVERYWRKTAPNAMSEDEKERLKSKLISNFSEPVPQIATQLAVLVSKIARLDCPRNWNALLPALFEAVRCEDLLIQERALLILHHVTKTLASKRLAPDKKLFESLTSEIFGFVHGLWTRDLDLFAELSLVHSENMGPAMDRANLSCKIIRKQIAYGTKDPSSNQDMSSFLNQIFVRLKQVLGFRQSMWGNPHILEKCQKMILMMTKILLDLLDIHPISFIQLVRPTLEFVVTYNFSLSEKGLLFERFSVNCFNLMRGILSSDVYRPMKSPELTDTVKMEAYKIKMDFFQFGTLREICHRLVSQYFLLTSEDLSNWDADPEGFCLEEGGDSYKYSLRPSSEVLYLTMFKEFRTSLTPVVLEMVQAVQNPCDPEDMVAILRKDAVYNAVGLSAFDLFDDVDFDKWFSTQLLQELNIKHQNYRIIHRRIIWLCGQWVGVKMSSSLRPTLYQAIISLLNQSEDLVVRIEAAMTLKTAVDDFEFNVEQFLPFLDSMFSQLFELLKEVQECDTKMQVLHVISFLIERTGSQIKPYASSLIQYLQTLWQEAQEHNMLKCAILTTLVHLVQGFGPNCTSMYEFLLPVIQVSTDVTQDQYVYLAEDGLELWLETLKNSPNPNDHLLQLYRNMPGLLESGTENLRISLKIIEAYLLLCPNQFMHNFCNSLASSLHSLMSDIREEGQLLILRVVELALKVFPKEGPDIFLNILVSMVKSLVEEKNESILTAMNLTLFGRIVLQNQEFLWKFIQQMAHHYHQEADSFFGHLLDIWFDNMDYITQPERRKLSALALASLLSVNTSVVEEKFVGIVTTCVGVLHDVTRIPVDDDPLLQLDSLVISDTDQSNEGDDEEVLHERRKHQLSKQDPVHTVPLKDYLVSQLRACQEQRGEKFNQLMGLVDPEIVQQLKSFTR, from the exons ATGGATATATCAACTGCTGGACCATTGGTTTTGGAGACTCTCACCAATGCATGTTCTCAGAAAGCCGATGTCCTTAAACCTGCAGAACGGCAACTCCAGCAGTGGGAAACACAACCAGGATTTTATTCCATACTATCG gAAATATTCAGCAATCACAGCATTGACGTGAATGTGAGGTGGCTAGCAGTATTGTATTGTAAAAATGGAGTGGAACGATACTGGAGAAAAACAGCTCCCAA TGCCATGTCTGAGGATGAAAAAGAAAGGCTTAAATccaaattgatttcaaatttttcagAGCCAGTTCCACAG ATAGCCACCCAGCTCGCTGTCTTGGTATCCAAGATTGCCCGACTGGATTGCCCCCGTAACTGGAATGCCCTGCTCCCGGCCCTCTTTGAGGCTGTTCGGTGTGAGGACCTCCTCATACAAGAGAGGGCTCTCCTCATCTTACATCATGTGACTAAAACACTGGCTTCTAAAAGATTGGCTCctgataaaaaattgtttgaaagt CTGACAAGTGAGATCTTTGGATTCGTGCATGGGTTGTGGACCCGGGATCTGGACCTCTTTGCTGAACTTTCATTGGTTCACAGTGAAAATATGGGACCAGCGATGGATAGAGCAAACCTTTCTTGTAAAA TCATTAGAAAGCAGATAGCGTACGGAACTAAAGATCCTTCATCCAACCAGGATATGTCTAGCTTTTTAAACCAGATATTTGTCAGACTAAAACAAGTTCTGGGGTTTA gACAGAGTATGTGGGGAAATCCTCACATTTTGGAGAAATGTCAGAAAATGATCTTGATGATGACTAAAATT TTGCTGGATCTACTGGACATTCACCCTATCTCATTTATACAGCTTGTCCGACCGACGTTAGAGTTTGTGGTCacatataatttttcattgtcTGAGAAAG GTCTGCTATTTGAGAGATTCTCAGTCaactgttttaatttgatgAGGGGAATCCTCTCCAGTGATGTGTACAGACCGATGAAATCTCCAG AACTTACTGATACTGTTAAAATGGAAGCCTACAAgataaaaatggattttttccaATTTGGAACCCTTCGAGAAATCTGCCATCGTTTGGTCTCTCAATACTTCCTGTTAACATCGGAGGATCTCAGTAATTGGGATGCAGACCCAGAGGGTTTCT GTTTAGAAGAGGGAGGAGATTCCTACAAGTATTCTTTGAGG CCAAGTTCAGAGGTCCTGTATCTGACGATGTTTAAGGAATTCCGAACGTCGTTGACCCCTGTGGTTCTAGAAATGGTGCAAGCTGTCCAAAACCCATGTGACCCAGAGGATATGGTCGCCATTCTCAGAAAGGATGCAG TATACAATGCCGTTGGACTGTCAGCTTTTGACTTGTTCGATGATGTGGATTTTGACAAATGGTTCTCCACACAGCTTCTACAGGAACTTAATATTAAGCATCAGAA TTACCGTATCATCCATCGCCGAATCATCTGGTTGTGTGGTCAGTGGGTAGGAGTCAAAATGTCTTCCTCTCTGAGACCCACCCTCTACCAGGCCATCATATCTCTCCTCAACCAATCAGAAGACCTAGTGGTCAGGATAGAGGCTGCAATGACCCTCAAAACTG CAGTAGATGATTTTGAGTTTAATGTGGAGCAATTTTTGCCA TTTTTGGATTCCATGTTTTCTCAGTTGTTTGAACTATTAAAAGAAGTCCAGGAATGTGATACAAAG ATGCAGGTGCTACATGTGATATCTTTCCTAATCGAGCGAACTGGTAGTCAAATCAAGCCCTACGCTAGTTCACTCATCCAGTATTTACAGACTTTATGGCAGGAAGCACAGGAACATAACATGCTGAAGTGTGCAATACTCACAACATTGGTGCATTTGGTACAG GGTTTTGGGCCGAACTGTACATCGATGTACGAGTTCCTTCTCCCGGTGATTCAGGTCAGCACTGACGTGACGCAGGATCAGTATGTTTATCTGGCTGAGGATGGACTAGAACTCTGGTTAGAGACACTGAAGAATTCCCCAAATCCTAATGATCATCTCCTACAGCTCTACAGGAACATGCCGGGACTTCTGG AGTCTGGAACAGAGAATCTAAGAATTAGTTTGAAGATCATTGAGGCCTATCTTCTTCTATGTCCAAACCagtttatgcat AACTTTTGTAACAGTCTGGCTTCCTCACTACACAGTTTGATGTCCGACATTCGAGAGGAAGGACAGCTATTGATATTACGG GTTGTTGAATTAGCACTTAAAGTATTTCCTAAAGAAGGACCAGATATATTTCTAAATATCTTAGTTTCGATGGTGAAATCACTTGTAGAAGAGAAG AACGAGTCAATATTGACTGCTATGAATTTGACTTTGTTTGGAAGAATTGTTCTACAAAACCAGGAGTTCTTGTGGAAATTTATCCAGCAGATGGCACACCACTACCATCAAGAA GCAGACAGTTTCTTTGGACATCTGTTGGATATCTGGTTTGACAATATGGATTACATCACACAGCCAGAGAGGAGAAAGTTGTCCGCATTGGCCCTAGCCTCCCTATTGTCTGTGAACACAAG tGTTGTAGAGGAGAAGTTTGTGGGGATTGTGACCACGTGTGTAGGCGTGTTGCACGATGTGACCCGGATACCTGTAGATGATGACCCACTTCTGCAATTAGA TTCCCTTGTAATCAGTGATACAGATCAGAGCAATGAAGGGGATGATGAGGAAGTACTCCATGAAAGGCGGAAACATCAG CTATCAAAGCAGGATCCAGTGCACACTGTTCCCCTCAAAGACTACCTGGTGTCTCAGCTGAGGGCATGTCAGGAACAGAGAGGTGAAAAATTCAACCAACTGATGGGACTGGTCGACCCAGAAATCGTCCAACAGCTGAAGAGCTTCACCAGGTAG
- the LOC128177783 gene encoding uncharacterized protein LOC128177783 isoform X2, with the protein MNKESDYRIVSIARRTEGRADSVEEEGIRLMDVRRLRNKKHRIKLHREKLRKPSLVDSYCTDDESVPSSRRYSNTTFPLFSNLSDDEVILSHSQETGSGLKVSHSAPSCRLLVEDTDDAQREFFPFVHLPLDCKLKILSYLSSIEKGRSMRVCKEWCHILRTPSLWINIVLWDFPLTCVPMATSSRGGNHSNGDCYTCYKRRVHGFACFLMKIRPLIRRLEFKFDIYPDSDGYLEMLKNLLRCISFREIRYMMFNWKDTPARPFWLEDLKKCRCQDVLYSCKLRARQCIYFFDDLSRHLTKVETLILPFDWSCNKNVENLVRLKTLKTLVLEKSSVFQSVAQSRLDRVLSGLPNLRQLMLEIWAPSGVTMCKYELNSKSMEFLDVSQSRGFYLRSLNMPSLRRFRVARHPWNGPMVFSAHLNIPCLYEVLRNGAPNLSILNDHYLMEDWKDACYPRLEEVLKSVCSCRKHKTGWMM; encoded by the exons ATGAACAAAGAATCGGATTACAGAATTGTCAGTATAG ccAGAAGAACAGAGGGCCGGGCTGACTCTGTtg AGGAAGAAGGAATCAGATTGATGGATGTTCGGAGATTGAGGAATAAAAAGCACAGAATCAAGCTACACAGAGAAAAGCTACGTAAGCCCTCACTGGTGGACAGTTATTGCACAGACGATGAGAGTGTACCGAGCTCCCGGCGTTATTCCAACACCACCTTCCCTTTGTTCTCAAACTTGTCAGATGATGAGGTTATTCTGTCTCACAGTCAGGAAACAGGAAGTGGGCTAAAGGTCTCCCATTCCGCTCCGTCATGTCGTTTACTCGTAGAAGACACCGACGATGCCCAAAGGGAATTTTTTCCATTTGTACACCTCCCTTTGGATTGCAAGCTAAAGATTTTGTCGTATCTGAGCTCAATCGAAAAAGGCCGCAGCATGCGAGTGTGCAAAGAGTGGTGCCATATTCTGAGAACGCCAAGCTTATGGATCAACATAGTATTGTGGGACTTTCCGCTAACTTGTGTTCCAATGGCGACATCATCAAGGGGAGGTAACCATAGCAATGGAGATTGTTACACCTGTTACAAGAGGCGAGTTCATGGTTTTGCTTGCTTTTTGATGAAAATCAGGCCTCTGATCAGAAGGTTAGAGTTCAAGTTTGACATCTATCCAGACTCTGATGGGTATTTGGAAATGCTCAAGAACCTGCTGCGCTGCATTTCATTTCGGGAAATCAGATACATGATGTTCAACTGGAAGGATACCCCAGCACGACCCTTTTGGCttgaagatttgaaaaaatgcCGATGTCAAGATGTTTTGTACTCTTGCAAGCTGAGAGCCAGACAGTGTATCTATTTCTTTGATGATCTCTCCAGACATCTTACAAAAGTTGAGACTTTGATACTGCCTTTTGATTGGTCCTGTAACAAAAACGTGGAAAATCTTGTGAGATTGAAGACTTTAAAAACTCTTGTATTGGAGAAGAGTAGTGTCTTCCAGTCCGTGGCTCAGTCCCGACTGGATAGAGTCCTTTCAGGTCTCCCCAATCTCCGTCAGCTGATGCTTGAGATCTGGGCTCCGAGCGGGGTAACTATGTGTAAATACGAGCTCAACTCCAAATCAATGGAGTTCCTTGACGTTTCACAGAGCCGAGGATTTTATCTCAGATCTCTAAACATGCCGAGTTTGAGACGTTTCCGCGTAGCCCGACATCCATGGAACGGGCCTATGGTATTTTCGGCTCATCTTAACATACCCTGTCTATATGAAGTGTTGCGCAATGGAGCTCCAAATCTTTCGATCTTGAACGACCATTATCTGATGGAGGATTGGAAAGATGCATGTTATCCACGACTGGAAGAG GTTTTGAAGTCAGTCTGTTCATGTCGAAAGCACAAAACTGGATGGATGATGTGA
- the LOC128177783 gene encoding uncharacterized protein LOC128177783 isoform X1, protein MNKESDYRIVSIARRTEGRADSVEEEGIRLMDVRRLRNKKHRIKLHREKLRKPSLVDSYCTDDESVPSSRRYSNTTFPLFSNLSDDEVILSHSQETGSGLKVSHSAPSCRLLVEDTDDAQREFFPFVHLPLDCKLKILSYLSSIEKGRSMRVCKEWCHILRTPSLWINIVLWDFPLTCVPMATSSRGGNHSNGDCYTCYKRRVHGFACFLMKIRPLIRRLEFKFDIYPDSDGYLEMLKNLLRCISFREIRYMMFNWKDTPARPFWLEDLKKCRCQDVLYSCKLRARQCIYFFDDLSRHLTKVETLILPFDWSCNKNVENLVRLKTLKTLVLEKSSVFQSVAQSRLDRVLSGLPNLRQLMLEIWAPSGVTMCKYELNSKSMEFLDVSQSRGFYLRSLNMPSLRRFRVARHPWNGPMVFSAHLNIPCLYEVLRNGAPNLSILNDHYLMEDWKDACYPRLEEVLKSVCSCRKHKTGWMM, encoded by the exons ATGAACAAAGAATCGGATTACAGAATTGTCAGTATAG ccAGAAGAACAGAGGGCCGGGCTGACTCTGTtg AGGAAGAAGGAATCAGATTGATGGATGTTCGGAGATTGAGGAATAAAAAGCACAGAATCAAGCTACACAGAGAAAAGCTACGTAAGCCCTCACTGGTGGACAGTTATTGCACAGACGATGAGAGTGTACCGAGCTCCCGGCGTTATTCCAACACCACCTTCCCTTTGTTCTCAAACTTGTCAGATGATGAGGTTATTCTGTCTCACAGTCAGGAAACAGGAAGTGGGCTAAAGGTCTCCCATTCCGCTCCGTCATGTCGTTTACTCGTAGAAGACACCGACGATGCCCAAAGGGAATTTTTTCCATTTGTACACCTCCCTTTGGATTGCAAGCTAAAGATTTTGTCGTATCTGAGCTCAATCGAAAAAGGCCGCAGCATGCGAGTGTGCAAAGAGTGGTGCCATATTCTGAGAACGCCAAGCTTATGGATCAACATAGTATTGTGGGACTTTCCGCTAACTTGTGTTCCAATGGCGACATCATCAAGGGGAGGTAACCATAGCAATGGAGATTGTTACACCTGTTACAAGAGGCGAGTTCATGGTTTTGCTTGCTTTTTGATGAAAATCAGGCCTCTGATCAGAAGGTTAGAGTTCAAGTTTGACATCTATCCAGACTCTGATGGGTATTTGGAAATGCTCAAGAACCTGCTGCGCTGCATTTCATTTCGGGAAATCAGATACATGATGTTCAACTGGAAGGATACCCCAGCACGACCCTTTTGGCttgaagatttgaaaaaatgcCGATGTCAAGATGTTTTGTACTCTTGCAAGCTGAGAGCCAGACAGTGTATCTATTTCTTTGATGATCTCTCCAGACATCTTACAAAAGTTGAGACTTTGATACTGCCTTTTGATTGGTCCTGTAACAAAAACGTGGAAAATCTTGTGAGATTGAAGACTTTAAAAACTCTTGTATTGGAGAAGAGTAGTGTCTTCCAGTCCGTGGCTCAGTCCCGACTGGATAGAGTCCTTTCAGGTCTCCCCAATCTCCGTCAGCTGATGCTTGAGATCTGGGCTCCGAGCGGGGTAACTATGTGTAAATACGAGCTCAACTCCAAATCAATGGAGTTCCTTGACGTTTCACAGAGCCGAGGATTTTATCTCAGATCTCTAAACATGCCGAGTTTGAGACGTTTCCGCGTAGCCCGACATCCATGGAACGGGCCTATGGTATTTTCGGCTCATCTTAACATACCCTGTCTATATGAAGTGTTGCGCAATGGAGCTCCAAATCTTTCGATCTTGAACGACCATTATCTGATGGAGGATTGGAAAGATGCATGTTATCCACGACTGGAAGAGGTTTTGAAGTCAGTCTGTTCATGTCGAAAGCACAAAACTGGATGGATGATGTGA
- the LOC128177783 gene encoding uncharacterized protein LOC128177783 isoform X3: protein MDVRRLRNKKHRIKLHREKLRKPSLVDSYCTDDESVPSSRRYSNTTFPLFSNLSDDEVILSHSQETGSGLKVSHSAPSCRLLVEDTDDAQREFFPFVHLPLDCKLKILSYLSSIEKGRSMRVCKEWCHILRTPSLWINIVLWDFPLTCVPMATSSRGGNHSNGDCYTCYKRRVHGFACFLMKIRPLIRRLEFKFDIYPDSDGYLEMLKNLLRCISFREIRYMMFNWKDTPARPFWLEDLKKCRCQDVLYSCKLRARQCIYFFDDLSRHLTKVETLILPFDWSCNKNVENLVRLKTLKTLVLEKSSVFQSVAQSRLDRVLSGLPNLRQLMLEIWAPSGVTMCKYELNSKSMEFLDVSQSRGFYLRSLNMPSLRRFRVARHPWNGPMVFSAHLNIPCLYEVLRNGAPNLSILNDHYLMEDWKDACYPRLEEVLKSVCSCRKHKTGWMM from the coding sequence ATGGATGTTCGGAGATTGAGGAATAAAAAGCACAGAATCAAGCTACACAGAGAAAAGCTACGTAAGCCCTCACTGGTGGACAGTTATTGCACAGACGATGAGAGTGTACCGAGCTCCCGGCGTTATTCCAACACCACCTTCCCTTTGTTCTCAAACTTGTCAGATGATGAGGTTATTCTGTCTCACAGTCAGGAAACAGGAAGTGGGCTAAAGGTCTCCCATTCCGCTCCGTCATGTCGTTTACTCGTAGAAGACACCGACGATGCCCAAAGGGAATTTTTTCCATTTGTACACCTCCCTTTGGATTGCAAGCTAAAGATTTTGTCGTATCTGAGCTCAATCGAAAAAGGCCGCAGCATGCGAGTGTGCAAAGAGTGGTGCCATATTCTGAGAACGCCAAGCTTATGGATCAACATAGTATTGTGGGACTTTCCGCTAACTTGTGTTCCAATGGCGACATCATCAAGGGGAGGTAACCATAGCAATGGAGATTGTTACACCTGTTACAAGAGGCGAGTTCATGGTTTTGCTTGCTTTTTGATGAAAATCAGGCCTCTGATCAGAAGGTTAGAGTTCAAGTTTGACATCTATCCAGACTCTGATGGGTATTTGGAAATGCTCAAGAACCTGCTGCGCTGCATTTCATTTCGGGAAATCAGATACATGATGTTCAACTGGAAGGATACCCCAGCACGACCCTTTTGGCttgaagatttgaaaaaatgcCGATGTCAAGATGTTTTGTACTCTTGCAAGCTGAGAGCCAGACAGTGTATCTATTTCTTTGATGATCTCTCCAGACATCTTACAAAAGTTGAGACTTTGATACTGCCTTTTGATTGGTCCTGTAACAAAAACGTGGAAAATCTTGTGAGATTGAAGACTTTAAAAACTCTTGTATTGGAGAAGAGTAGTGTCTTCCAGTCCGTGGCTCAGTCCCGACTGGATAGAGTCCTTTCAGGTCTCCCCAATCTCCGTCAGCTGATGCTTGAGATCTGGGCTCCGAGCGGGGTAACTATGTGTAAATACGAGCTCAACTCCAAATCAATGGAGTTCCTTGACGTTTCACAGAGCCGAGGATTTTATCTCAGATCTCTAAACATGCCGAGTTTGAGACGTTTCCGCGTAGCCCGACATCCATGGAACGGGCCTATGGTATTTTCGGCTCATCTTAACATACCCTGTCTATATGAAGTGTTGCGCAATGGAGCTCCAAATCTTTCGATCTTGAACGACCATTATCTGATGGAGGATTGGAAAGATGCATGTTATCCACGACTGGAAGAGGTTTTGAAGTCAGTCTGTTCATGTCGAAAGCACAAAACTGGATGGATGATGTGA